Proteins co-encoded in one Salvia splendens isolate huo1 chromosome 4, SspV2, whole genome shotgun sequence genomic window:
- the LOC121799125 gene encoding (-)-5-epieremophilene synthase STPS3-like, with protein MAPPHSQAEIQRPVANFSPSLWGDQFIKHGSAAQAAQKHSNAVEVCKKEVLDMMAASENNLVEAMNLIDTLERLGISYHFENEIEDKLHHFFNLNTDYSDAESYDLYTVALHFRLFRQHGHRLSSHIFGRWIDEKGKFQESLKNDGKGLLSLYEASYLRTRGETILDDALEFATATLKSIAPHLESPLSKQVVHALIQPLHYGNPRIEARNFISVYEEYQHKNESLLRFAKLDYNLLQMLHKEELDEVSRWWKELDLVSKLPYARDRVVECFFWAMGVYHEPQFSRARVMLTKTIAMTSIIDDTYDAYGVIEELDIFTEAIERWNIEEMDKLPEYVRPFYKALLELYEQFEEELAKEGRSYAAHYAIESLKELVRSYHVEAKWFIQGYLPPFEEYLKNALITCTYCYHTTTALLGDESATKEDFEWLSEKPKMLVAGLLICRVIDDIATYEVEKERGQSATGIESYMRDNGATIEEAVAKFFEIATEAWKDINEECMRPSPYSRDVLMRILNLERIIDVTYKGNEDGYTQPEKVLKPHIVALFVDPVETQTT; from the exons atggcTCCACCCCATTCACAAGCAGAAATTCAGCGACCCGTCGCCAATTTCTCCCCGAGCTTGTGGGGTGATCAGTTCATCAAACATGGCTCTGCTGCTCAG GCTGCGCAAAAACACTCCAATGCAGTTGAGGTGTGTAAGAAGGAAGTTTTGGATATGATGGCAGCTTCTGAAAACAATCTGGTTGAAGCAATGAACCTTATTGACACGCTCGAACGTCTTGGCATTTCTTATCACTTTGAAAACGAGATTGAAGATAAACTGCACCATTTCTTCAATCTAAATACAGATTATAGTGATGCTGAATCCTATGATTTGTACACTGTTGCACTTCATTTCCGTCTATTCAGGCAACATGGCCACCGTTTATCTTCTC ACATTTTTGGTAGATGGATCGATGAGAAGGGCAAATTCCAGGAAAGCCTTAAGAATGATGGCAAGGGTTTGCTAAGTCTCTATGAAGCCTCCTACCTCAGAACACGTGGAGAAACTATACTGGACGATGCGCTTGAATTTGCTACTGCCACTCTCAAGTCCATAGCGCCACACCTTGAATCTCCTCTTAGCAAACAGGTTGTGCATGCTCTAATTCAACCTCTGCACTATGGAAATCCAAGAATCGAAGCTCGTAACTTTATCTCCGTCTATGAAGAATACCAACACAAGAATGAATCTCTCTTGAGGTTTGCTAAATTGGACTACAATCTATTGCAAATGCTACACAAGGAGGAGCTCGATGAAGTCTCAAG gtGGTGGAAAGAATTGGACCTAGTCTCCAAACTTCCATACGCGAGAGATAGAGTGGTGGAGTGCTTCTTTTGGGCTATGGGAGTATACCACGAGCCACAATTCTCTCGTGCTCGTGTCATGCTCACTAAAACCATCGCCATGACCTCAATCATAGATGACACTTATGATGCTTACGGTGTCATTGAAGAACTCGACATTTTCACTGAGGCAATTGAGAG GTGGAACATTGAAGAGATGGATAAGCTACCTGAGTATGTAAGGCCATTCTATAAAGCTCTTTTGGAACTCTATGAGCAATTTGAAGAAGAGTTGGCTAAGGAAGGAAGATCCTATGCTGCACACTATGCCATAGAATCT cTGAAAGAATTGGTGAGAAGCTACCATGTTGAGGCCAAGTGGTTCATACAAGGATATTTACCACCTTTTGAGGAGTATCTGAAGAATGCCCTCATCACTTGCACTTACTGTTACCACACAACAACAGCGTTGTTGGGGGATGAATCTGCCACCAAGGAAGACTTCGAATGGCTAAGCGAGAAGCCTAAAATGCTCGTGGCAGGGCTACTGATATGTCGAGTCATTGATGACATAGCTACTTACGAGGTCGAAAAGGAGAGAGGACAGAGTGCTACAGGCATAGAGTCATACATGAGGGACAATGGCGCCACAATAGAAGAAGCGGTCGCTAAATTCTTCGAAATAGCAACAGAGGCATGGAAGGATATAAATGAGGAGTGTATGAGGCCATCTCCTTATTCGAGGGATGTTTTGATGCGGATTCTGAATCTTGAACGCATAATTGATGTGACTTACAAAGGCAACGAAGATGGATACACTCAACCTGAGAAGGTTCTCAAGCCCCACATCGTTGCTTTGTTTGTCGATCCTGTTGAGACGCAGACCACATAA
- the LOC121801069 gene encoding transcription factor MYB114-like: MVIERGIDKLVWKLDKNGYVDKDGLKKGAWSEDEDTKLRSYIVKYGHWNWRLLPKFAGLQRCGKSCRLRWMNYLKPDVKRGEFNQEERDLIAKLHYELGHKWSGIAAKLPGRTDNDVKNYWTTHLQKRGKWGEISEEEKSSNNRKKMEKSSSRSDVTWVDPKSEKTKVSNSEMFILESSNSNSSLVLNAFNWDLNLSVEQNGLETL, from the exons atggtaatcgagagaggtataGATAAGTTG GTTTGGAAATTGGACAAAAATGGTTATGTCGATAAAGATGGGTTGAAGAAAGGCGCTTGGAGCGAAGATGAAGATACTAAGTTGCGATCTTATATCGTCAAATACGGCCATTGGAACTGGCGATTGCTCCCAAAATTTGCCG GGTTGCAAAGATGTGGAAAGAGCTGCAGATTGCGATGGATGAATTACCTGAAACCCGATGTGAAAAGAGGGGAATTCAATCAAGAAGAAAGAGATCTCATCGCCAAACTTCATTATGAACTCGGACACAA GTGGTCTGGGATTGCAGCCAAACTGCCGGGAAGAACGGACAACGATGTCAAAAACTACTGGACGACTCATCTCCAGAAAAGGGGAAAATGGGGTGAGATTTCCGAGGAAGAAAAATCAAGCAATAATCgcaagaaaatggaaaaatcaTCATCGAGAAGCGATGTTACGTGGGTAGATCCGAAATCAGAAAAGACGAAGGTATCTAATTCTGAGATGTTTATTCTGGAATCATCCAATTCGAATTCATCACTAGTTTTGAATGCTTTCAATTGGGATTTGAATTTATCTGTGGAGCAAAATGGCCTTGAAACTTTATAA